One window from the genome of Natrialba magadii ATCC 43099 encodes:
- a CDS encoding DUF7117 family protein — MKIRGERKCRDCGTRWSYYETGSIDCPGCGSLRSVGTDDRTEHTDLQVPFDLTPIRSDIDDTSTGDLADRARDRCREYVRQRGFVNAGDLRDLDDTYLAAIELRHVADVVTRELEYGASLDDRDELYFLSLLRDADTGERPPVDDVPPGLQAARGLAMANAVQEYRRDVRTWLEEGETGRTQEELAKSERQVLESLGEHVKRIRLLDGDIEPETADRLVEATRDLADGLRGDEVVLGRAQDRLERLEAEI; from the coding sequence ATGAAGATTCGGGGCGAACGCAAGTGCAGGGACTGTGGTACTCGCTGGTCCTACTACGAAACCGGCAGCATCGACTGCCCAGGTTGTGGCAGCCTCCGCAGTGTTGGGACCGACGACCGAACCGAGCACACCGATCTACAGGTCCCGTTCGACCTCACACCCATCCGCTCCGACATCGACGACACGTCGACCGGCGACCTCGCCGACCGCGCCCGCGATCGCTGTCGCGAGTACGTCCGCCAGCGCGGCTTCGTCAACGCCGGCGACCTCCGCGACCTCGACGACACCTACCTCGCCGCCATCGAACTCAGACACGTCGCCGACGTCGTCACTCGAGAACTCGAGTACGGTGCCTCGCTCGACGACCGGGACGAACTGTACTTCCTCTCGTTGCTCCGGGACGCCGACACCGGCGAGCGCCCGCCGGTCGACGACGTGCCACCCGGGCTGCAGGCGGCACGCGGTCTCGCTATGGCAAACGCCGTCCAGGAGTATCGCCGCGACGTTCGCACGTGGCTCGAGGAGGGAGAGACGGGACGAACACAGGAGGAGTTGGCGAAATCGGAACGGCAGGTACTCGAGTCCCTCGGCGAGCACGTCAAGCGGATCCGACTCCTGGATGGTGACATCGAGCCGGAAACTGCGGATCGGCTGGTCGAAGCGACCCGCGACCTGGCAGACGGGCTTCGCGGTGACGAGGTGGTACTGGGGCGGGCGCAGGATCGGTTGGAGCGACTCGAGGCAGAAATCTGA
- a CDS encoding PadR family transcriptional regulator — protein MYDLTGFQRDLLYVIAGEEEPHGLAIKEELENYYEKEIHHGRLYPNLDTLVDKGLVEKGHRDRRTNFYTLTRRGRRELEARRDWEGQYVDL, from the coding sequence ATGTACGACCTGACAGGATTCCAGCGTGACCTGCTATACGTCATCGCTGGCGAGGAGGAACCCCACGGACTGGCAATCAAGGAGGAACTCGAGAACTACTACGAGAAAGAAATCCATCACGGCCGTCTCTACCCGAACCTGGATACGCTCGTCGACAAGGGACTCGTCGAGAAGGGACACCGCGACCGGCGGACGAACTTCTACACGCTCACCCGTCGTGGCCGTCGGGAACTCGAGGCGCGCCGGGACTGGGAAGGGCAGTACGTCGACCTCTAG
- a CDS encoding lysylphosphatidylglycerol synthase transmembrane domain-containing protein, whose amino-acid sequence MNRRIALGFVLALLLLGVLIRVVGGQAVAGEFSSADYRFLGLAVGSGLLALAFRALVWDQFLSVVDDTLPRIRIVALFLSAMFIKYVTPYGQLATEPFVAYLVSQRGEMAFEDGLASVLSADLLNYVPYYTYGFVALGVILVTGALGTDLSFQLLAFTGLFSVVVGVVFVTIRRPSVVYALVLWLTAGIRRLLSRFSTRFEDRFAKQTVRSRLDGFYGTIDTISADRMALIAAIVFAHLGMLFLMLPVYLGGLALGYRLALPVVALAVAFGKLGTVIPAPGGTGGVETMVTGVLATLGGLELATALTVALIYRLSTYWLTVGVGGLSAAAVFLRGPQPEANPDS is encoded by the coding sequence GTGAACCGTCGGATTGCCCTTGGTTTCGTTCTCGCCCTCCTCCTCCTGGGCGTCCTGATTCGCGTTGTCGGCGGCCAGGCCGTCGCCGGAGAGTTCTCGAGTGCCGACTATCGGTTTCTCGGACTCGCGGTCGGATCGGGGCTGCTTGCACTGGCCTTTCGTGCGCTCGTCTGGGACCAGTTCCTCTCGGTCGTCGACGACACGCTGCCGCGGATACGAATCGTCGCGCTCTTTCTAAGTGCGATGTTCATCAAATACGTCACACCCTACGGCCAACTCGCGACCGAGCCGTTCGTGGCCTATCTCGTGTCACAGCGCGGCGAGATGGCCTTCGAGGACGGGCTAGCCAGCGTGTTGTCTGCGGATCTGCTAAACTACGTCCCCTACTACACCTACGGGTTCGTCGCACTCGGTGTGATCCTCGTCACTGGCGCGCTCGGGACGGATCTCTCCTTCCAACTGCTCGCGTTCACCGGCCTGTTCTCGGTCGTTGTCGGCGTCGTCTTCGTCACGATTCGTCGCCCATCGGTCGTCTATGCGCTAGTCCTGTGGCTGACCGCCGGGATCCGGAGACTCCTCTCTCGGTTCTCGACTCGGTTCGAAGACCGATTTGCGAAACAGACCGTCCGTTCGCGACTTGACGGCTTCTACGGAACGATCGACACGATATCAGCAGACCGGATGGCCCTCATCGCCGCTATCGTCTTCGCTCACCTCGGCATGCTCTTTCTCATGTTGCCGGTCTACCTCGGCGGACTCGCACTTGGCTACCGGCTCGCACTACCGGTCGTCGCACTCGCCGTCGCGTTCGGAAAACTCGGCACAGTCATCCCCGCCCCCGGCGGTACCGGCGGCGTCGAAACGATGGTGACCGGCGTCCTCGCGACACTCGGCGGCCTCGAACTCGCCACCGCGCTCACGGTCGCACTCATCTACCGGCTCAGCACCTACTGGCTCACCGTCGGTGTTGGCGGGCTCTCCGCAGCCGCAGTGTTCCTCCGTGGCCCGCAACCGGAAGCGAACCCCGATTCGTAG